One window of the Marmota flaviventris isolate mMarFla1 chromosome 2, mMarFla1.hap1, whole genome shotgun sequence genome contains the following:
- the Tomm20l gene encoding LOW QUALITY PROTEIN: TOMM20-like protein 1 (The sequence of the model RefSeq protein was modified relative to this genomic sequence to represent the inferred CDS: inserted 1 base in 1 codon): protein MPCVRSFLGLLGALAPGGAVAFLCYCVYFDRKRRGDPEFKRRLRDKRRAQRPRAVEPCAQFWDPAPNEKLQERFFQEIQMGELWLSRGDCRMGVEHLSNALLLCGQPRELLKVFRHTXPPQVFEMLLQKIPLICQQLEAEMNEQECLEDG from the exons ATGCCGTGCGTCCGCTCCTTCCTCGGCCTCCTGGGGGCCCTGGCGCCCGGCGGCGCCGTCGCCTTCCTCTGCTACTGTGTTTACTTCGACCGGAAGCGGCGTGGCGACCCCGAGTTCAAGCGCCGCCTGCGGGACA AGAGAAGAGCCCAGCGGCCGAGGGCCGTGGAGCCCTGCGCGCAG ttTTGGGATCCAGCACCAAATGAAAAACTACAAGAACGTTTTTTTCAAGAGATACAGATGGGAGAACTTTGGCTATCTAGAG GGGACTGTAGAATGGGAGTTGAACATCTTAGCAATGCCCTTTTATTGTGTGGGCAACCACGGGAACTTCTGAAGGTTTTCAGACATA CTCCTCCTCAGGTATTTGAGATGCTGTTGCAAAAAATCCCCCTTATTTGCCAG CAACTTGAGGCAGAAATGAATGAACAGGAATGCTTGGAGGATGGATGA
- the Timm9 gene encoding mitochondrial import inner membrane translocase subunit Tim9, with protein sequence MAAQIPESDQIKQFREFLGTYNKLTETCFLDCVKDFTTREVKPEEITCSEHCLQKYLKMTQRISMRFQEYHIQQNEALAAKAGLLGQPR encoded by the exons ATGGCTGCACAAATACCAGAATCTGATCAGATAAAACAG TTTAGGGAATTCCTTGGAACCTACAATAAACTTACAGAAACCTGCTTTTTGGACTGTGTAAAAGACTTTACAACAAGAGAAGTAAAACCTGAAGAG ATCACCTGTTCAGAACATTGcttacagaaatatttaaaaatgacacaAAGAATATCCATGAGATTTCAAGAATATCATATTCAGCAGAATGAAGCCCTGGCAGCCAAAGCAGGACTCCTTGGTCAACCACGATAA